A stretch of the Butyricicoccus intestinisimiae genome encodes the following:
- the galE gene encoding UDP-glucose 4-epimerase GalE, which translates to MAILVLGGAGYIGSHTVYELIDAGRDVVIADNLETGHIEAVHPKAKFYQGDIRNREFVDSVFESEHIDGVIHFAANSLVGESMTNPLKYYDNNLCGTKVLLESMVAHGIDKIVFSSTAATYGEPERVPILETDKTEPTNCYGETKLSMEKMFRWVGKAHGLRFVSLRYFNACGAHVSGKIGEAHNPESHLIPLILQVPNGQREYISIFGDDYDTKDGTCIRDYIHVTDLAQAHILAMDYLMNGGESNIFNLGNGVGFTVKEVIDTARKVTG; encoded by the coding sequence ATGGCAATTTTGGTACTTGGCGGCGCGGGCTACATCGGCTCGCACACCGTATATGAACTGATAGACGCAGGGCGCGACGTCGTCATTGCGGACAATTTGGAGACCGGACACATCGAAGCGGTGCATCCGAAGGCAAAATTTTATCAGGGTGACATTCGCAATCGTGAATTTGTGGATTCTGTTTTTGAGTCGGAACACATTGACGGCGTCATTCATTTTGCGGCAAATTCCCTCGTCGGCGAATCCATGACCAATCCGCTCAAATATTATGACAACAATTTGTGCGGCACAAAGGTTCTGCTGGAATCCATGGTGGCGCACGGCATCGACAAGATTGTTTTTTCTTCCACGGCTGCGACATACGGCGAGCCGGAGCGCGTGCCGATTTTGGAGACAGACAAGACCGAGCCGACCAACTGTTACGGCGAGACCAAGCTGAGCATGGAAAAGATGTTCAGATGGGTGGGGAAGGCGCATGGCCTGCGGTTTGTATCGCTGCGCTACTTCAACGCCTGCGGCGCCCATGTCTCCGGTAAAATCGGTGAGGCGCACAATCCGGAATCGCATCTGATTCCGCTGATTTTGCAGGTTCCCAACGGACAGCGCGAATACATTTCGATTTTTGGCGATGACTACGACACCAAGGACGGCACATGTATTCGAGATTACATCCATGTGACAGATCTGGCACAAGCACATATTTTGGCGATGGATTATCTGATGAACGGCGGCGAGAGCAACATCTTTAATCTGGGCAACGGCGTCGGCTTTACCGTCAAAGAAGTCATTGACACCGCCCGCAAGGTCACCGGCCA
- a CDS encoding galactokinase: MIALEQVELSLHTGKADERLCEVYGCMAGSPELPDYRNRLLHVLTGFRTQFCGAEEIELFSAPGRTELGGNHTDHQHGNVLAASVNLDIVACAAPNDSMIVRIQSEGYPLDEIDLTDLTPHPEETNKTAALIRGVAAAAHKLGHEIKGFDAYMTSNVLSGSGLSSSAAYETMIGVIINRFFCESKLTAIDIAKIGQYAENIYFGKPCGLMDQMASSVGGIVAIDFADQNEPTVRKIIYDLQASEHSLCIVDTGGDHAELTGDYAAIPREMSEVAAAFGKTVLREVDEAEFLKSIPSLRRQCGDRAVLRSMHFFAENRRAVAEKEALEKGNFEKFRQLVIASGRSSAMYLQNVYTGVNPEKQDMSVALALAESILDGRGAVRVHGGGFAGTIQAFVPNDMLSYFKTTMESVLGKDACHVLTIRPAGGVVLLA; this comes from the coding sequence ATGATTGCTTTAGAACAGGTAGAATTATCTCTGCATACAGGAAAAGCAGATGAAAGACTCTGCGAAGTATACGGCTGTATGGCGGGCAGTCCGGAGCTGCCAGATTATCGAAACCGGCTGCTGCACGTGCTGACGGGATTCCGCACACAGTTTTGCGGAGCGGAAGAAATCGAGCTGTTCAGCGCACCGGGCAGAACCGAATTGGGCGGCAATCACACAGACCATCAGCACGGCAATGTGCTCGCGGCGAGCGTCAATCTGGACATTGTCGCGTGCGCCGCGCCGAATGACAGCATGATTGTGCGCATTCAGTCGGAGGGCTATCCGCTGGACGAAATTGATCTGACGGATTTGACCCCGCATCCGGAGGAGACCAACAAGACGGCGGCGCTCATTCGCGGCGTTGCCGCTGCGGCGCACAAGCTCGGCCATGAAATCAAGGGCTTTGACGCGTACATGACCAGCAATGTGCTGAGCGGTTCGGGTCTGTCCTCGTCCGCGGCATATGAAACCATGATCGGTGTCATCATCAACCGCTTTTTCTGTGAGAGCAAGCTGACCGCCATTGACATTGCAAAAATCGGACAGTACGCAGAAAATATTTACTTCGGCAAGCCGTGCGGTCTGATGGATCAGATGGCATCGTCGGTCGGCGGCATCGTGGCCATTGATTTTGCCGATCAGAACGAGCCGACCGTGCGCAAAATCATTTATGATTTACAGGCGAGCGAGCATTCGCTGTGCATTGTAGACACCGGCGGAGATCATGCCGAGCTGACTGGCGATTATGCAGCCATTCCGCGCGAAATGAGCGAGGTTGCCGCGGCGTTCGGCAAGACCGTGCTGCGCGAGGTGGACGAAGCGGAGTTTTTGAAATCCATTCCGTCTCTGCGCCGCCAGTGCGGCGACCGCGCGGTTTTGCGCTCGATGCATTTCTTTGCGGAAAATCGCCGCGCTGTTGCGGAAAAAGAGGCACTGGAAAAGGGCAATTTTGAAAAGTTCCGCCAGCTGGTCATTGCGTCCGGCAGATCGTCCGCGATGTACCTGCAAAATGTGTATACCGGCGTCAATCCGGAAAAACAGGACATGTCGGTTGCACTGGCGCTGGCAGAGAGTATTTTGGACGGCCGCGGCGCGGTTCGCGTGCACGGCGGCGGCTTTGCCGGTACAATTCAGGCGTTCGTACCCAATGACATGCTGAGCTATTTCAAGACAACCATGGAATCCGTGCTCGGAAAAGATGCCTGCCACGTTTTGACGATTCGTCCGGCAGGCGGCGTGGTTCTGCTGGCATAA
- the melB gene encoding melibiose:sodium transporter MelB — MSAETATSNVVYQGKIPARVKYSFAFGALGKDMIYGMIATFSMIYFTDIIKVAPAFIGTMFFVAKLWDAFNDLFMGMIVDNTRSRFGKFVPWLVIGTLINAFVFVIVFTDFHLTGVGLCVFASVAYVLWGMTYTIMDIPYWSIIPNLTSDPAERESVSVLPRIFASIGQSLIIAGFGVQIIKGLGGDYTGYHRFALIIAAAFIFTIGVCVINLPKKQTAGKTEKIHFKDIFSIIKQNDQLRWAVALILLYNVGIQLIMGVATYYFSYVCNNAGMLSAFMISASIAEVVGLLIFPKVTKNLSRKTAFLLACIFPAVGLILLLLVGIFCPTNIILTAISGVIVKTGTGLELGCATVFLADVVDYGECKIGTRNEGVVFSLQTLIVKFTAAFTALAIGYALKLTGYVPNEIQSLGTQNAIRLLMCIIPAVSMLLAYVVYRRKYKLSEGLMKKITAAISGHPEAIQDVDLNNL, encoded by the coding sequence ATGAGCGCTGAAACCGCAACAAGCAATGTTGTTTATCAGGGCAAAATTCCGGCAAGAGTAAAATACTCATTTGCTTTTGGTGCCCTTGGTAAAGACATGATTTATGGCATGATTGCCACGTTTTCCATGATTTATTTTACCGACATTATCAAAGTCGCACCGGCTTTTATCGGTACCATGTTCTTTGTCGCAAAGCTGTGGGACGCCTTCAATGATTTGTTCATGGGCATGATTGTAGACAACACCCGCAGCCGATTTGGTAAGTTCGTTCCTTGGTTGGTCATTGGCACATTGATTAACGCATTCGTATTCGTCATTGTATTTACAGATTTCCATCTGACCGGCGTTGGCCTGTGTGTGTTTGCATCGGTAGCATATGTCCTGTGGGGCATGACCTACACTATTATGGATATTCCGTATTGGTCCATCATTCCGAATCTTACCTCTGATCCGGCAGAACGAGAGTCTGTATCGGTTCTGCCAAGAATCTTTGCTAGTATTGGTCAGTCTCTGATTATCGCAGGCTTCGGCGTGCAGATTATCAAGGGTCTGGGCGGCGATTACACAGGATATCATCGCTTTGCGCTGATTATTGCCGCTGCATTTATTTTCACCATTGGTGTTTGTGTTATCAATCTGCCGAAAAAGCAGACTGCTGGCAAAACAGAAAAAATTCATTTCAAGGACATCTTTTCTATTATCAAGCAGAATGATCAGCTGCGCTGGGCAGTTGCACTGATTCTGTTGTATAATGTAGGTATCCAGCTGATTATGGGTGTTGCAACCTATTACTTCAGCTACGTGTGCAACAACGCAGGCATGCTTTCTGCATTTATGATTAGTGCATCCATTGCAGAAGTTGTCGGCCTGCTGATTTTCCCGAAGGTTACCAAGAATCTGTCTCGTAAGACCGCATTCCTGCTGGCTTGCATTTTTCCGGCAGTTGGCTTGATTTTGCTGTTGCTGGTTGGCATTTTCTGCCCGACGAACATTATTCTGACCGCTATTTCCGGCGTCATCGTAAAGACCGGCACCGGCTTGGAGCTGGGCTGTGCGACGGTATTCCTTGCTGACGTAGTAGACTACGGCGAGTGCAAGATTGGCACACGAAATGAAGGCGTTGTATTCTCGCTGCAGACCTTGATTGTAAAGTTTACCGCAGCATTCACCGCACTGGCCATTGGCTACGCGCTGAAGCTGACCGGTTATGTCCCGAATGAAATCCAGTCTCTGGGCACACAGAATGCCATTCGTCTGCTCATGTGCATCATTCCGGCAGTCAGCATGCTGTTGGCATATGTTGTATACAGAAGAAAGTATAAGCTGAGCGAAGGACTCATGAAGAAAATCACCGCAGCCATTTCCGGCCATCCGGAAGCAATTCAGGATGTTGATTTGAACAATCTGTGA
- a CDS encoding hydroxypyruvate isomerase family protein, whose protein sequence is MKLLKGACIEPMYAEIPFLDRFQAAKDDGFDYVEFWSWTDKDLDAVKAAAEKADIGISGFNGDAEYSLVDPTHKEKYLEFLKKSVAAAQKIGAKSVTIHSNALGDGGIVVNHYDDLSDTVKLCSMYDMLLDCAKIAEQSGIQMNLEGLNITTDHVGNFLKNTQMAAEIIRLIGSPKLRILYDAYHMQLNEGKICDTIRAYIDTIGHIHIADAPGRHEPGTGEICYKNVMNVLKELHYTGIVGCELFPKTDTKTAVPAIMEIF, encoded by the coding sequence ATGAAACTGTTAAAAGGCGCATGCATCGAACCGATGTATGCTGAGATTCCGTTTCTCGATCGTTTTCAGGCGGCAAAGGACGATGGCTTCGACTATGTAGAATTCTGGAGCTGGACGGACAAGGATTTGGATGCTGTCAAGGCAGCCGCAGAGAAAGCAGATATTGGTATCAGCGGATTTAACGGCGATGCGGAATATTCTCTGGTTGATCCGACCCACAAGGAAAAGTATCTGGAATTTCTGAAGAAGTCTGTAGCAGCTGCACAGAAGATTGGTGCAAAGAGCGTGACCATTCACTCCAACGCACTGGGCGATGGCGGCATTGTTGTCAACCATTATGATGACCTGTCCGACACAGTAAAGCTGTGCTCCATGTACGATATGCTGCTCGACTGCGCAAAGATTGCGGAGCAGAGCGGCATCCAGATGAATCTGGAAGGTCTGAACATCACCACCGATCATGTCGGCAATTTTTTGAAGAACACGCAGATGGCAGCGGAGATCATTCGCCTGATTGGCTCTCCAAAGCTGCGCATTTTGTACGATGCCTATCATATGCAGCTCAACGAAGGCAAGATTTGCGATACCATTCGTGCGTACATAGATACCATCGGTCACATTCATATTGCCGATGCACCGGGGCGTCATGAGCCAGGCACAGGCGAAATATGCTACAAGAACGTCATGAATGTTCTCAAGGAACTGCACTATACCGGAATTGTCGGCTGTGAGCTGTTCCCTAAGACCGACACCAAGACCGCTGTTCCGGCAATCATGGAAATTTTCTAA
- the sigK gene encoding RNA polymerase sporulation sigma factor SigK, which translates to MLISLTTAFLCGAAFCILRVSSPSGSFPRPLSAEQEAACIAAMRSGDSQARDMLIEHNLRLVAHIVKKYYASSSDTDDLISIGTIGLIKGVSTFDPNKNVRLATYISRCIENEILMHFRSTKKYAGDVSLDEPMEQDGDGSSLSLMDVLSSQDRGLEQVDNSDQGQLLFRALQGLEPREREIIRLRYGLTGQPPLTQRETAKRYGISRSYISRIEKKALLKLRRALESQR; encoded by the coding sequence ATGCTGATTTCCCTCACAACGGCGTTTCTGTGCGGCGCAGCCTTTTGTATTCTGCGCGTTTCCTCTCCCTCCGGTTCGTTTCCGCGTCCGCTCAGCGCAGAACAGGAAGCCGCCTGCATCGCGGCCATGCGCAGCGGCGACAGCCAAGCGCGCGACATGCTCATCGAACACAATTTGCGGCTTGTCGCGCACATCGTCAAAAAATACTATGCTTCTTCCTCGGATACCGATGATTTGATTTCCATCGGCACCATCGGGCTAATCAAAGGTGTTTCCACCTTCGATCCGAACAAAAATGTGCGGCTTGCCACGTATATTTCGCGGTGTATTGAGAATGAAATCCTCATGCACTTTCGTTCAACCAAAAAATACGCCGGTGACGTCTCGCTTGACGAGCCGATGGAGCAGGACGGGGACGGCAGTTCGCTGTCCCTGATGGACGTCCTGTCCAGCCAAGACCGCGGACTGGAGCAGGTGGACAACAGCGACCAAGGGCAGCTGCTGTTTCGCGCATTGCAGGGATTGGAGCCGCGAGAGCGCGAAATTATCCGCCTCCGCTACGGTCTGACCGGTCAGCCGCCGCTCACACAGCGCGAAACCGCCAAGCGGTACGGCATTTCCCGCTCATACATCTCGCGCATTGAGAAAAAAGCCCTGCTCAAGCTGCGCCGCGCCTTGGAATCGCAGCGCTGA
- a CDS encoding HAD hydrolase-like protein codes for MKHIFFFDLDGTLTDSGEGILNCVRHALDLQNWPHPSDENLRRFIGPPLIDSFMDIAGMNKQQAQQAVRDYRARYSTGGLFENRVYDGIPDVLKALNDAGKRCFMVTSKPEAFSVRIADKFGLTPYLESICGATLDGKMDSKEQIVELALQRAGNPDPSDVEMIGDRLFDVEGSRKHGIDCTYVLYGFGSREEAEAHRAAHIVETPAQLKDLLLSL; via the coding sequence ATGAAACATATTTTCTTTTTTGACCTTGACGGAACGCTGACAGACTCCGGCGAGGGAATTTTAAACTGCGTGCGTCACGCACTGGATTTGCAAAACTGGCCGCATCCGTCCGACGAAAACTTGCGCCGCTTTATCGGTCCTCCGCTCATCGACAGCTTTATGGACATTGCCGGTATGAACAAGCAGCAGGCACAGCAGGCTGTCCGCGATTATCGCGCACGGTATTCCACCGGCGGTTTGTTTGAAAACCGCGTCTATGACGGCATTCCGGACGTATTAAAAGCCTTAAATGACGCGGGCAAGCGTTGCTTTATGGTCACGAGCAAGCCGGAAGCCTTTTCCGTCCGCATCGCAGACAAATTCGGACTGACGCCTTATCTGGAATCCATCTGCGGCGCCACATTGGACGGGAAAATGGATTCCAAGGAACAAATCGTCGAACTGGCTTTGCAGCGCGCAGGCAATCCGGACCCATCCGATGTAGAAATGATCGGTGACCGTCTGTTCGATGTCGAAGGCTCCCGCAAGCACGGCATTGACTGCACCTATGTGCTGTACGGCTTTGGCAGCCGCGAAGAAGCCGAAGCCCACCGCGCCGCCCATATTGTCGAAACACCGGCACAGCTGAAAGATCTGTTATTATCTCTATAA
- the ade gene encoding adenine deaminase — MDFSKFPELAKAARGEVQADLIFRGGNVINVFTGEILRTSVAVKDGTIVGMGDGYVGAQEIDLTGKYLCPGFIDAHLHLESTMVTPAELVERAVKCGTTTYIADPHEAANVSGAAGIDYILDETEDVPANVYVMMPSCVPALPFEDNGCTFDAAEMKKYQNNPRILGLGEVMDYVSTVNADPAMTQKLALFDGRPKDGHAPGLTGKQLNAYVLAGITNDHECSSVEEVLEKRRLGMHIHIREGSAARNLEPIIDGIIMHNMDISGFSFCTDDKHIEDIHTEGHIDHCVRKAIDCGIAPVDAIRMATIHTAQHYGLAHQLGAIAPGMQADLIVLDDLETVQIHTVYHRGKDVAGFRAQPKLPQDSPLRRTMHCLPVRPEQLDLPVGEKNDVIRVIPNQLITGHERVRLPQKNGLFVPNNLYSKIAVVERHHNTGKVGVGAVMDFNIQNGAIASTVAHDSHNLSVIGDNDADMLRAIEHLREIGGGYTLVQNGKILYTVPLPIMGLMSDAGFHAVQSELSAMIAKAHEMGVPDGVSPLTLLSFLALPVIPALRITPRGVFDVENMQFIAE; from the coding sequence ATGGATTTTTCAAAGTTTCCTGAGCTGGCAAAGGCAGCCAGAGGAGAGGTACAGGCAGATTTGATATTTCGCGGCGGAAACGTCATCAATGTGTTTACAGGAGAAATTCTGCGCACATCGGTTGCCGTCAAAGACGGCACCATTGTGGGCATGGGTGACGGATATGTCGGCGCACAGGAAATAGATTTGACGGGAAAATATCTGTGCCCGGGCTTTATTGATGCACATCTGCATTTGGAATCCACTATGGTGACACCGGCGGAACTGGTGGAACGGGCGGTCAAGTGCGGCACGACGACGTATATCGCAGACCCGCATGAGGCGGCAAATGTCAGCGGCGCGGCGGGCATTGATTATATTTTGGATGAGACGGAGGACGTACCGGCCAATGTCTATGTGATGATGCCGTCCTGCGTGCCGGCACTGCCGTTTGAGGACAACGGCTGTACCTTTGACGCGGCAGAAATGAAAAAATACCAGAACAATCCGCGCATTTTGGGCTTGGGCGAAGTCATGGATTATGTCTCTACCGTGAACGCCGATCCCGCGATGACGCAAAAGCTCGCTCTGTTTGACGGCAGACCAAAGGACGGCCATGCGCCGGGGCTGACGGGAAAACAGCTCAATGCCTATGTGCTGGCGGGTATCACGAACGACCATGAGTGCTCCAGCGTAGAGGAAGTACTGGAAAAACGCCGTCTGGGCATGCACATTCACATTCGGGAGGGCAGTGCCGCCCGCAATCTGGAGCCGATTATTGACGGCATTATCATGCACAACATGGATATCAGCGGGTTCTCGTTCTGCACAGATGATAAGCATATCGAAGATATTCACACGGAGGGACATATTGACCATTGCGTGCGCAAGGCGATTGACTGCGGCATTGCGCCGGTCGATGCCATCCGCATGGCAACCATTCACACCGCGCAGCATTACGGTCTGGCGCATCAGCTCGGTGCGATTGCGCCGGGCATGCAGGCGGATTTGATCGTGCTGGATGATTTGGAAACCGTGCAGATTCACACGGTATATCATCGGGGCAAGGATGTCGCGGGATTCCGCGCGCAGCCGAAGCTGCCGCAGGACAGCCCACTGCGGCGAACCATGCACTGTTTGCCGGTTCGGCCGGAGCAGCTGGATCTGCCGGTCGGAGAAAAAAATGACGTCATCCGCGTCATTCCCAACCAGTTGATTACAGGGCATGAACGAGTGCGTCTGCCGCAGAAAAACGGCTTGTTTGTGCCGAATAATTTGTACAGCAAAATTGCCGTTGTGGAGCGGCATCACAACACGGGTAAAGTCGGTGTCGGCGCCGTGATGGATTTTAATATTCAAAATGGCGCCATCGCGTCTACCGTGGCGCATGACAGCCATAATCTGTCCGTCATCGGTGACAACGATGCGGATATGCTGCGCGCCATAGAGCATCTGCGTGAGATTGGCGGCGGCTATACACTGGTTCAAAACGGAAAGATTTTGTATACCGTGCCGCTTCCGATTATGGGTCTGATGAGCGATGCCGGATTCCATGCCGTGCAGTCCGAGCTGTCCGCGATGATAGCAAAGGCGCATGAAATGGGTGTGCCGGACGGCGTCTCGCCGCTTACGCTGCTGTCATTTTTGGCGCTGCCGGTCATTCCGGCTCTGCGCATCACCCCGCGCGGCGTTTTTGATGTGGAAAATATGCAGTTTATTGCTGAATAA
- a CDS encoding radical SAM protein yields the protein MLEHCTLCPRLCGVNREAGEHGFCGADARIRIGLASLHQWEEPCLSGTNGAGTVFFCHCPLGCVYCQNHDISGLDADASGICTDISGLADTFLSLQQRGAHNIDLVTPTQYAAQLTQAIPLARKRGLTIPIVYNCGGYERVETLRMLDGLIDIYLPDFKYYSSYYSERYSRAPDYFDVTVDAIDEMVRQTAEPVIDADGLMRSGTIIRHLMLPNLGSDTAHILRTIAKRWGTEVFVSLMRQFTPCTDLTDYPELLQPITDEAYAEACEQMAFLGLDGWTQDAEAISESFIPHFDGTGVCRAK from the coding sequence ATGCTCGAACACTGTACCCTGTGCCCGCGGCTGTGCGGTGTCAACCGCGAAGCCGGCGAACATGGGTTCTGCGGCGCCGATGCGCGCATCCGTATCGGTCTCGCTTCTCTGCACCAATGGGAGGAACCTTGCCTGTCCGGCACCAACGGGGCAGGCACGGTCTTTTTCTGTCACTGTCCGCTCGGCTGCGTGTACTGTCAAAACCATGACATTTCCGGCTTGGACGCAGACGCATCCGGCATTTGCACGGACATCTCCGGTCTGGCAGATACGTTTTTGTCTCTGCAGCAGCGCGGTGCCCACAACATTGATCTGGTCACGCCGACACAGTATGCCGCGCAGCTCACGCAGGCGATTCCGCTTGCACGCAAACGCGGTCTGACCATCCCGATTGTGTACAACTGCGGCGGCTATGAGCGCGTCGAGACGCTGCGCATGTTGGACGGACTGATTGACATTTATCTGCCCGACTTCAAATATTACAGCTCCTATTACAGTGAGCGCTATTCCCGCGCGCCGGATTACTTTGATGTCACCGTCGATGCCATCGACGAAATGGTGCGGCAGACAGCCGAACCGGTCATCGACGCAGACGGTCTGATGCGTTCCGGCACCATCATCCGCCACTTGATGCTGCCGAATCTCGGTTCAGACACAGCGCACATTCTGCGCACCATCGCCAAGCGCTGGGGCACTGAGGTCTTTGTCAGCCTGATGCGGCAGTTTACACCGTGCACGGATTTGACCGACTATCCGGAGCTGCTGCAGCCCATCACGGACGAAGCGTATGCCGAGGCGTGTGAGCAAATGGCGTTTCTCGGCTTAGACGGCTGGACGCAGGACGCAGAAGCCATCAGCGAGAGCTTTATTCCGCATTTTGACGGAACCGGCGTCTGCCGCGCAAAATAA
- the pckA gene encoding phosphoenolpyruvate carboxykinase (ATP), translated as MASIDLSKYGISGATEIVYNPSYEQLFEEETKEGLSGYEVGKLTELDAVNVMTGIYTGRSPKDKFIVMDDNSKDTVWWTSDEYKNDNHPASQEAWKAVKEIAVKELSNKRLFVVDAFCGANKDTRMAIRFIVEVAWQAHFVTNMFIKPTAEELKNFEPDFVVYNASKAKVENYKELGLNSETAVVFNITSREQVIINTWYGGEMKKGMFSMMNYYLPLKGIAAMHCSANTDLNGENTAIFFGLSGTGKTTLSTDPKRLLIGDDEHGWDDNGVFNFEGGCYAKVINLDKESEPDIYNAIRRDALLENVTVAEDGKIDFADKSVTENTRVSYPIDHIQNIVRPISSAPAAKNVIFLSADAFGVLPPVSVLTPEQTQYYFLSGFTAKLAGTERGITEPTPTFSACFGQAFLELHPTKYAEELVKKMKMSGAKAYLVNTGWNGSGKRISIKDTRGIIDAILKGDIKTAPTKTIPYFNFEVPTELPGVDSGILDPRDTYADASEWDAKAKDLAGRFIKNFAKYEGNEAGKALVAAGPQL; from the coding sequence ATGGCATCTATTGATTTGAGCAAATATGGCATCAGTGGCGCTACCGAGATTGTTTACAATCCGTCTTACGAGCAGCTGTTCGAAGAGGAGACCAAGGAAGGTCTGTCCGGTTACGAAGTTGGCAAGCTGACCGAGCTGGACGCTGTAAACGTTATGACTGGTATTTACACCGGCCGTTCCCCGAAGGACAAGTTCATCGTTATGGACGACAACTCCAAGGACACGGTATGGTGGACTTCTGACGAGTACAAGAACGACAACCATCCGGCATCTCAGGAAGCTTGGAAGGCTGTTAAGGAGATCGCAGTAAAGGAACTGTCCAACAAGAGACTGTTTGTTGTTGATGCATTCTGCGGCGCAAACAAGGATACCCGCATGGCTATCCGCTTCATCGTAGAAGTAGCTTGGCAGGCACACTTTGTTACCAACATGTTCATCAAGCCGACCGCTGAAGAGCTGAAGAACTTTGAGCCGGACTTCGTTGTTTACAACGCTTCTAAGGCTAAGGTTGAGAACTACAAGGAACTGGGTCTGAACTCTGAGACCGCAGTTGTCTTCAACATCACCAGCCGTGAGCAGGTTATCATCAACACCTGGTACGGCGGCGAGATGAAGAAGGGTATGTTCTCCATGATGAACTACTACCTGCCGCTGAAGGGCATCGCTGCTATGCACTGCTCCGCAAATACCGACCTGAACGGTGAGAACACCGCTATCTTCTTCGGTCTGTCCGGTACCGGCAAGACCACCCTGTCCACCGACCCGAAGCGCCTGCTGATCGGCGACGACGAGCACGGCTGGGACGACAACGGCGTGTTCAACTTTGAGGGCGGCTGCTACGCAAAGGTTATCAATCTGGATAAGGAATCCGAGCCGGACATCTACAACGCAATCCGCCGTGACGCTCTGCTCGAGAACGTTACCGTTGCTGAGGACGGCAAGATCGACTTCGCTGACAAGAGCGTAACCGAGAACACCCGTGTATCCTACCCGATTGACCACATTCAGAACATCGTTCGCCCGATTTCTTCTGCACCGGCAGCTAAGAACGTAATCTTCCTGTCCGCAGACGCATTCGGCGTACTGCCGCCGGTTTCCGTACTGACTCCGGAGCAGACCCAGTACTACTTCCTGTCCGGCTTCACCGCTAAGCTGGCTGGCACCGAGCGCGGTATCACCGAGCCGACCCCGACCTTCTCCGCTTGCTTCGGTCAGGCATTCCTGGAACTGCATCCGACCAAGTACGCAGAAGAGCTGGTTAAGAAGATGAAAATGAGCGGCGCAAAGGCTTACCTCGTAAACACCGGCTGGAACGGCTCCGGCAAGCGTATCTCCATCAAGGATACCCGCGGCATCATTGACGCAATCCTGAAGGGCGATATCAAGACCGCTCCGACCAAGACCATTCCGTACTTCAACTTTGAAGTTCCGACCGAACTGCCGGGCGTTGACTCCGGCATTCTGGATCCGCGCGACACCTACGCTGATGCTTCCGAGTGGGATGCAAAGGCTAAGGATCTGGCTGGCAGATTCATCAAGAACTTTGCAAAGTACGAAGGCAACGAAGCTGGCAAGGCTCTGGTTGCAGCAGGCCCGCAGCTGTAA
- a CDS encoding carbon-nitrogen family hydrolase, translating into MRAALIQLRVSSGEVPAQRWMRVERMLSQLMGQCVDLILLPELWSVGFSNFAQYREAAEPLHGTTLLRLAPWARKLEAHIMTGSFVERCGSQYYNTSALLDSRGILTGTYRKIHLFGYDSQERQLLTAGSQTSEVLTSYGVAGMATCYDLRFPEQFRRMVSRSAEMFLVCAAWPKARAEDWELLCRARALENQSFLLACNTCGTCGGVEGGGHSMIVSPEGKILAQAGETEQVLVADIDLSETANFRARFPALRDRVCMS; encoded by the coding sequence ATGAGAGCAGCACTGATCCAGCTTCGCGTCAGCAGCGGAGAAGTACCGGCACAGCGCTGGATGCGGGTAGAGCGCATGCTGTCCCAGCTGATGGGGCAATGTGTGGACTTGATTTTGCTGCCGGAATTGTGGAGCGTTGGATTTTCCAACTTTGCACAGTATCGGGAAGCGGCGGAGCCGCTGCACGGAACGACTCTGCTGCGGTTGGCGCCGTGGGCGCGCAAGCTAGAGGCGCACATCATGACAGGCAGCTTTGTGGAGCGCTGCGGCAGCCAGTACTATAACACATCGGCGCTGCTGGACAGCCGCGGCATTTTGACGGGGACGTATCGAAAAATACATCTGTTTGGATACGATTCGCAGGAACGGCAGCTGCTGACGGCGGGCAGCCAGACCAGTGAAGTTTTGACATCATATGGCGTTGCGGGTATGGCTACCTGCTATGACCTGCGGTTTCCCGAACAATTTCGCCGCATGGTGTCGCGCAGCGCGGAGATGTTTTTGGTTTGCGCGGCATGGCCGAAAGCGCGCGCAGAGGATTGGGAGCTGCTCTGCCGCGCGCGTGCGTTGGAGAACCAGAGCTTTTTGCTCGCTTGCAACACCTGCGGCACGTGCGGCGGCGTGGAAGGCGGCGGGCACAGCATGATTGTCTCTCCGGAGGGCAAAATTTTGGCGCAGGCGGGCGAAACGGAACAGGTGCTTGTCGCGGACATCGACCTGAGTGAAACGGCAAATTTTCGTGCACGATTTCCTGCATTGCGCGACCGCGTCTGCATGTCTTGA